A stretch of the Agromyces larvae genome encodes the following:
- a CDS encoding pyridoxal phosphate-dependent decarboxylase family protein, whose translation MSGFRREASEILAELEALRGRDAPTHGGRVLSYVYDSGLAELDELAAAAARHVQPVNGLDPTTFTSVAAMERGVVGFAREVFHGGDEVVGSVTSGGTESCILAVKTARDAWRAAGGQGRARLVAPVTAHAAFRKACHLLDVAYDTVPVDPATGRPAPEAIADRLAPDVALVVVSAPSYPFATLDPIAEVAALAAARGVPVHVDACIGGFALGFADASMPGGDLPAWDFAVPGVTSLSADLHKYGYAPKGVSVLLTRGRDRQRFQYFATTEWPGYPVVNPTLTGSKPAGPLAAAWAIIEALGREGFASLTARALRATAALRAAVDSIEGLQVVGDPVGPLIAVRTDASVRADRRVDPHHWADAARAAGWHLQLQPALVQADGTVLPRTTHLTVTPVTEGVLGELVQALIGAADAVRGVAPVDGRDVLAGLGGLDLSGLLESGLDADGAAALLGSFGLLGGGGALPERMAPVLALVEALPAPLTERLLIELLARVVEPAAG comes from the coding sequence ATGAGCGGGTTCCGCCGCGAGGCATCCGAGATCCTGGCCGAGCTCGAGGCGCTGCGCGGGCGGGACGCGCCCACCCACGGTGGGCGCGTGCTCTCGTACGTGTACGACTCGGGGCTCGCCGAACTCGACGAGCTCGCGGCGGCCGCGGCGAGGCACGTGCAGCCGGTCAACGGGCTCGACCCGACCACGTTCACGTCGGTCGCCGCGATGGAGCGCGGGGTCGTCGGGTTCGCGCGCGAGGTGTTCCACGGCGGCGACGAGGTGGTCGGGTCGGTGACCTCGGGCGGCACCGAGAGCTGCATCCTCGCGGTGAAGACCGCGCGCGACGCGTGGCGCGCGGCCGGCGGGCAGGGCCGCGCGCGCCTCGTCGCGCCGGTCACCGCCCACGCCGCGTTCCGCAAGGCGTGCCACCTGCTGGATGTCGCGTACGACACCGTGCCCGTCGACCCGGCGACCGGGCGACCCGCGCCCGAGGCGATCGCCGACCGGCTCGCGCCCGACGTCGCGCTCGTCGTGGTGAGCGCGCCGTCGTACCCGTTCGCCACGCTCGACCCGATCGCCGAGGTCGCCGCGCTCGCTGCCGCGCGAGGGGTGCCCGTGCACGTGGATGCGTGCATCGGGGGCTTCGCGCTCGGATTCGCCGACGCCTCGATGCCCGGCGGCGACCTGCCCGCGTGGGACTTCGCCGTGCCGGGCGTGACCAGCCTGTCGGCCGACCTGCACAAGTACGGCTACGCGCCCAAGGGCGTGTCGGTGCTGCTCACGCGCGGGCGCGACCGGCAACGGTTCCAGTACTTCGCGACGACCGAGTGGCCGGGGTATCCGGTCGTGAACCCGACGCTCACCGGCTCGAAGCCCGCCGGGCCGCTCGCGGCAGCGTGGGCGATCATCGAGGCGCTCGGCCGCGAGGGGTTCGCGTCGCTCACCGCGCGGGCGCTGCGCGCGACGGCCGCGCTGCGGGCCGCGGTCGACAGCATCGAGGGATTGCAGGTCGTCGGCGACCCGGTCGGTCCGCTCATCGCGGTGCGAACGGATGCCTCGGTGCGCGCCGACCGCCGAGTCGACCCGCACCACTGGGCCGACGCGGCGCGCGCGGCGGGCTGGCACCTGCAGTTGCAGCCCGCGCTCGTGCAGGCCGACGGCACCGTGCTGCCGCGCACCACGCACCTCACCGTGACGCCGGTGACCGAGGGGGTGCTCGGCGAGCTCGTGCAGGCGCTCATCGGCGCGGCGGACGCGGTGCGCGGGGTCGCGCCCGTCGACGGGCGGGACGTGCTTGCCGGGCTCGGCGGGCTCGACCTCTCGGGGCTGCTGGAGAGCGGGCTCGACGCCGATGGGGCTGCCGCACTGCTCGGCTCGTTCGGGTTGCTCGGCGGCGGGGGAGCGCTGCCCGAGCGGATGGCGCCGGTGCTGGCGCTCGTCGAGGCGTTGCCGGCGCCACTCACCGAGCGCTTGCTGATCGAGTTGCTGGCGCGGGTGGTGGAGCCGGCCGCAGGCTGA
- a CDS encoding MFS transporter: MTAAQRPLPRGVVARYAIGSIGTGGFATLPGLVLVYYLTDTLGVAALAAGAVVTAAKVWDVVIDPWIGDRSDRALARHGTRRTRMIVGAVTLPVFFALTFAVPPGIGPVASGVWVAVAFLATATSFSLFQVPYIALPAELTPGYDARTRLLTWRVVVLTIAILLFGAGGPEVRAAFDDEHVGYLVMAIVAGVAIGLGMLVAATVAPRRAGGASGADVSDASRAPDASPATPTPEIAAGPGGGIRGAYRDGIAVLRRSRAFRVLLSVFVLQGLATGLMLAGAQFVATWVLHDESAVTLLFVALIAPAVLCAPVWGVIARRIGKERGFGWASAIFAVAALALVGLAFAPGPWVYAPVALAGAAYAGMQSLPMAMLPDVISHDARMHGDERAGSFSGVWTAGETAGMALGATVLSIVLALTGYVESVAGQAVDQGPAAVLGIVLAFSVIPATLVASSLVGIRRYPLGRADIEPATAVEGAVR, encoded by the coding sequence ATGACCGCAGCGCAGCGCCCCCTGCCGCGCGGCGTCGTCGCCCGCTACGCGATCGGTTCGATCGGCACCGGCGGGTTCGCGACGCTGCCCGGACTCGTCCTCGTGTACTACCTCACCGACACGCTCGGCGTGGCCGCGCTCGCGGCCGGCGCCGTCGTCACCGCGGCGAAGGTGTGGGACGTCGTGATCGATCCCTGGATCGGCGACCGCAGCGACCGCGCACTCGCCCGGCACGGCACGCGACGCACGCGCATGATCGTGGGCGCGGTCACCCTGCCCGTCTTCTTCGCGCTCACGTTCGCGGTGCCGCCGGGCATCGGGCCCGTGGCATCCGGGGTCTGGGTCGCGGTCGCCTTCCTCGCGACCGCGACCTCGTTCAGCCTGTTCCAGGTGCCGTACATCGCCCTGCCCGCCGAGCTCACGCCCGGCTACGACGCGCGCACCCGGCTGCTCACCTGGCGGGTCGTGGTGCTCACCATCGCGATCCTGCTGTTCGGCGCGGGAGGCCCAGAGGTGCGCGCCGCGTTCGACGACGAGCACGTCGGGTATCTGGTCATGGCGATCGTCGCGGGCGTCGCGATCGGGCTGGGCATGCTGGTGGCCGCGACGGTCGCGCCGCGTCGGGCGGGCGGGGCGAGCGGGGCGGATGTCTCGGATGCATCGAGAGCGCCGGATGCCTCGCCGGCGACGCCGACACCCGAGATCGCGGCCGGCCCGGGCGGCGGCATCCGCGGCGCGTACCGCGACGGCATCGCCGTGCTCCGTCGCAGCCGCGCGTTCCGGGTGCTGCTGAGCGTGTTCGTGCTGCAGGGCCTCGCGACGGGGCTCATGCTCGCCGGAGCCCAGTTCGTCGCGACCTGGGTGCTGCACGACGAGAGCGCGGTGACGTTGCTGTTCGTCGCGCTCATCGCGCCGGCGGTGCTGTGCGCGCCGGTCTGGGGCGTCATCGCGCGCCGCATCGGCAAGGAGCGCGGATTCGGGTGGGCGAGCGCGATCTTCGCGGTCGCGGCGCTCGCCCTCGTGGGGCTCGCGTTCGCGCCGGGGCCGTGGGTGTACGCGCCCGTCGCGCTCGCCGGGGCCGCCTACGCGGGCATGCAGTCGCTGCCGATGGCGATGCTGCCCGATGTGATTTCGCACGACGCGCGCATGCACGGTGACGAGCGCGCCGGCAGCTTCAGCGGGGTGTGGACGGCGGGCGAGACCGCCGGGATGGCGCTCGGCGCGACGGTGCTGTCGATCGTGCTGGCGCTCACCGGGTACGTCGAATCGGTCGCCGGTCAGGCGGTCGACCAGGGCCCGGCCGCCGTGCTCGGCATCGTGCTCGCGTTCAGCGTCATCCCGGCGACGCTCGTCGCGTCGAGCCTCGTCGGCATCCGCCGGTATCCGCTGGGCCGGGCCGACATCGAACCCGCGACCGCGGTCGAAGGAGCAGTGCGATGA
- a CDS encoding succinic semialdehyde dehydrogenase, whose translation MRATTASPALFASLADDVVASGSETIAVSVPATGEPHHDLPRSSADDVRDAVSRARLAQLAWARAGFAHRRRVLLRAHDLILDRGDLLLDLAQIESGKTRGQALEELYQAASVTRFNALEAPRVLKGRHVRAGVPVATATRVRYSPKGVVGVITPWNYALSLAAMDVVPALAAGCGVVQKADDHGALTILALRRAFIDAGVPEALWAVVTGSPDEAGEALTDEVDYICFTGSTATGRKIAEKAGRRLVGCSLELGGKNAMLVLDDVDPEQAAADAAYACFSAMGQLCVSIERIYVDRRVAEPFTRALVDRLSSAKIGTGLEFDADYGSLASAAQLERVTGHLDDAVSKGATVLVGGKPRPDAGAWCFEPTVLTDVTPDMRAYAEETFGAVASLYVVDGDAEAIVAANHSEYGLNASVLTRSPRRAQRIADALAAGSVNINEGYRGSFGSVAAPMGGVKASGLGRRNGREGLLRFVDPVTVSRATGLLQLPRTGAEFRVLSGPFLLLARVLRALRIS comes from the coding sequence ATGCGCGCCACGACGGCCTCCCCCGCCCTGTTCGCGAGCCTCGCCGACGACGTCGTCGCCTCGGGCTCCGAGACCATCGCCGTGTCGGTGCCGGCCACCGGCGAACCGCACCACGACCTGCCCCGCTCGAGCGCCGACGACGTGCGCGACGCGGTGTCGCGCGCCCGCCTCGCGCAGCTGGCGTGGGCCAGGGCCGGCTTCGCGCACCGCCGCCGCGTGCTGCTGCGCGCCCACGACCTCATCCTCGACCGCGGTGACCTGCTGCTCGACCTCGCCCAGATCGAGAGCGGCAAGACCCGCGGGCAGGCGCTCGAAGAGCTCTACCAGGCCGCGTCCGTCACCCGGTTCAATGCCCTCGAGGCGCCGCGGGTGCTGAAAGGTCGTCACGTGCGGGCCGGAGTCCCGGTCGCGACGGCCACGCGCGTGCGGTACAGCCCCAAGGGCGTCGTCGGCGTCATCACCCCCTGGAACTACGCACTCAGCCTCGCCGCGATGGACGTCGTGCCCGCGCTGGCCGCCGGCTGCGGCGTCGTGCAGAAAGCCGACGACCACGGTGCGCTGACGATCCTCGCGCTGCGCCGCGCGTTCATCGACGCCGGCGTGCCCGAGGCGCTGTGGGCGGTCGTGACCGGCTCGCCCGACGAGGCCGGCGAGGCGCTCACCGACGAGGTCGACTACATCTGCTTCACCGGCTCGACCGCGACCGGGCGGAAGATCGCCGAGAAGGCCGGCCGCCGGCTGGTCGGCTGCTCGCTCGAGCTCGGCGGCAAGAACGCGATGCTCGTGCTCGACGACGTCGACCCCGAGCAGGCGGCCGCGGATGCCGCGTATGCCTGCTTCTCGGCGATGGGCCAGCTCTGCGTGTCGATCGAACGCATCTACGTCGACCGGCGCGTCGCCGAGCCGTTCACCCGCGCGCTCGTCGACCGCCTCTCGTCGGCGAAGATCGGCACCGGGCTCGAGTTCGACGCCGACTACGGGTCGCTCGCGAGCGCCGCGCAGCTCGAGCGGGTCACCGGCCACCTCGACGACGCCGTGTCGAAGGGCGCGACCGTGCTCGTGGGCGGCAAGCCGCGCCCCGACGCCGGCGCCTGGTGCTTCGAGCCGACCGTGCTCACGGACGTGACCCCCGACATGCGCGCCTACGCCGAGGAGACCTTCGGTGCGGTCGCCTCGCTCTACGTCGTCGACGGCGACGCCGAGGCGATCGTCGCGGCGAACCACAGCGAGTACGGCCTGAACGCCTCGGTGCTCACCCGTTCGCCGCGTCGCGCGCAACGCATCGCCGACGCGCTGGCCGCCGGCAGCGTGAACATCAACGAGGGCTACCGCGGGTCGTTCGGCTCGGTCGCCGCGCCGATGGGCGGTGTGAAGGCATCGGGGCTCGGCCGCCGCAACGGCCGCGAGGGACTGCTCCGGTTCGTAGACCCCGTCACCGTGTCGCGCGCGACCGGCCTGCTGCAGCTGCCGCGCACCGGTGCGGAGTTCCGGGTGCTCTCAGGCCCGTTCCTGCTGCTCGCGCGCGTGCTGCGGGCACTGCGCATCAGCTGA
- a CDS encoding twin-arginine translocase TatA/TatE family subunit, which yields MFGLTFEKLLIIGVIAVFLLGPERLPHYAAKLGQFVRSMRDFANGAKDRVREEMGPDFDDVDWKQLDPRQYDPRRIIREALSDADPFTEPAAKPVVARAAVNENSAYLQRKRKQQLAAGEPAPFDSEAT from the coding sequence ATGTTCGGCCTGACGTTCGAGAAGCTCCTGATCATCGGGGTGATCGCCGTCTTCCTGCTCGGGCCCGAACGGCTGCCGCACTACGCCGCGAAGCTCGGCCAGTTCGTCCGGTCGATGCGCGACTTCGCGAACGGGGCCAAAGATCGTGTGCGCGAAGAAATGGGCCCCGACTTCGACGACGTCGACTGGAAGCAGCTCGACCCGCGCCAGTACGACCCCCGACGCATCATCCGCGAGGCGCTGAGCGACGCCGACCCGTTCACCGAGCCCGCCGCGAAGCCGGTCGTGGCCCGCGCGGCGGTCAACGAGAACTCGGCCTACCTGCAGCGCAAGCGCAAGCAGCAGCTCGCCGCGGGTGAACCGGCGCCGTTCGACTCCGAGGCCACCTGA
- a CDS encoding O-methyltransferase, giving the protein MSEHDLNWKYVDESVAESDAVARARQQSLELGIDAVSPATAAQLAVLAAASRAESIIEVGTGVGVSGLSMLLAARASLLTSIDSETEYQQHARTHFADAGIPPARIRLITGRASEVLPRMNESSYDIVFLDADPASVIEYVEHGLRLAKPGGMVLVARTLWKGRVADPARRDDTTVAFRTLITELAASPAVVTAISPAGDGLLQIVKLGA; this is encoded by the coding sequence GTGTCCGAACACGACCTGAACTGGAAGTACGTCGACGAGTCGGTCGCCGAAAGCGACGCCGTCGCCCGAGCCAGACAGCAGTCGCTGGAGCTCGGCATCGATGCGGTCTCGCCGGCCACCGCCGCGCAGCTCGCGGTACTCGCCGCGGCGAGTCGGGCCGAATCGATCATCGAGGTCGGCACGGGGGTCGGGGTGTCGGGGCTGTCCATGCTGCTCGCGGCACGAGCGTCGCTGCTCACCTCGATCGATTCCGAGACCGAGTACCAGCAGCATGCCCGCACCCACTTCGCCGACGCGGGCATCCCGCCGGCCCGCATCCGTCTCATCACGGGCCGGGCGAGCGAGGTGCTGCCGCGCATGAACGAGTCCTCGTACGACATCGTGTTCCTCGACGCCGACCCGGCATCGGTGATCGAGTACGTGGAGCACGGGCTGCGTCTCGCGAAGCCCGGCGGCATGGTGCTCGTGGCGCGAACCCTGTGGAAGGGGCGCGTGGCCGACCCGGCCAGGCGCGACGACACCACGGTCGCGTTCCGCACGCTCATCACCGAGCTTGCGGCCTCGCCGGCCGTGGTCACGGCCATCTCCCCCGCCGGAGACGGCCTGTTGCAGATCGTGAAGCTGGGCGCCTGA
- a CDS encoding DUF3117 domain-containing protein — protein MAAMKPRTGDGPMEAVKEGRLIIVRVPLEGGGRLVVSVNDAEAKELYDVLGGVVNPA, from the coding sequence ATGGCGGCCATGAAGCCACGCACCGGAGACGGGCCGATGGAGGCTGTGAAGGAGGGTCGACTCATCATCGTGCGGGTTCCGCTCGAAGGAGGCGGCCGTCTCGTCGTCTCGGTGAACGATGCTGAGGCCAAGGAGCTCTACGACGTCCTCGGCGGCGTCGTGAATCCCGCCTGA
- the dapE gene encoding succinyl-diaminopimelate desuccinylase, with translation MPAETPAPASLDLTADPVAITRAICDIPSESGEERVLADLIEQALAGASHLEVVRDGDAIVARTNLGRARRVVIAGHIDTVPINGNVPTRFETDPDGTEYLWGRGTVDMKAGVAVQLKLALELAEPIVDLTWMWYDHEEVSAALNGLGRLAANRPDLFEGDFAILGEPSNGQVEGGCNGTLRAEVRATGLRAHSARSWVGENAIHKLSPALAKLAAYEAETVEVDGLAYREGLNAVIVRGGIAGNVIPDEAVLEVNYRFAPSKSAAEAAEFVTSFFDGYEVTVVDSADGARPGLDDPLAQEFVRAVGAEPRPKYGWTDVARFSALGVPAVNFGPGDPLKAHADDERVAVHQIVDGERALRAWLTGAA, from the coding sequence GTGCCCGCCGAAACCCCCGCCCCTGCGTCCCTCGACCTCACCGCCGATCCGGTCGCGATCACGCGGGCGATTTGCGACATTCCGAGCGAGTCGGGCGAGGAGCGGGTGCTGGCCGACCTGATCGAGCAGGCGCTCGCCGGGGCATCCCATCTCGAGGTCGTCCGCGACGGTGACGCGATCGTGGCGCGCACGAATCTCGGGCGCGCCCGTCGGGTGGTGATCGCCGGGCATATCGACACGGTGCCCATCAACGGCAACGTGCCGACCCGCTTCGAGACCGACCCTGACGGCACCGAATACCTGTGGGGGCGTGGCACCGTCGACATGAAGGCCGGCGTCGCGGTGCAGCTGAAGCTCGCGCTCGAGCTCGCCGAACCCATCGTCGATCTGACCTGGATGTGGTACGACCACGAAGAGGTGTCGGCGGCGCTGAACGGGCTCGGCCGACTCGCCGCGAACCGACCCGACCTGTTCGAGGGCGACTTCGCCATCCTCGGCGAACCCTCGAACGGGCAGGTCGAGGGCGGTTGCAACGGCACCCTGCGCGCCGAGGTGCGCGCCACCGGCCTGCGGGCGCACTCGGCGCGCAGCTGGGTGGGCGAGAACGCCATCCACAAGCTCTCGCCCGCGCTCGCGAAGCTTGCCGCGTACGAGGCCGAAACGGTCGAGGTCGACGGCCTCGCGTACCGTGAGGGCCTGAACGCGGTGATCGTGCGGGGCGGCATCGCCGGCAACGTCATCCCCGACGAAGCGGTGCTCGAGGTCAACTACCGGTTCGCGCCGTCGAAGTCGGCCGCCGAGGCCGCCGAGTTCGTCACCTCGTTCTTCGACGGGTACGAGGTGACCGTCGTCGACAGCGCCGACGGTGCTCGGCCCGGCCTCGACGACCCGCTGGCGCAGGAGTTCGTGCGCGCGGTAGGCGCGGAGCCGCGCCCGAAATACGGCTGGACGGATGTCGCGCGCTTCAGCGCCCTCGGGGTGCCGGCCGTGAACTTCGGCCCCGGCGACCCGCTGAAGGCGCACGCCGACGACGAACGCGTCGCGGTGCACCAGATCGTCGACGGCGAGCGGGCGCTGCGCGCCTGGCTGACCGGCGCAGCCTGA
- a CDS encoding helix-turn-helix domain-containing protein: protein MARFDPAEASVLIAAARADAGLTQAALAERVGISQPNLAAMERGSRIPSTAMLERVLEAADYRPSVALVLHREDVRAAATSRGLTDVRVFGSMVRGDDHFDSDIDLFVNGGAGAGLMSAGAFAAAVERLTGFPVDVIAEESAAKTSLGSTLLATAVPL, encoded by the coding sequence ATGGCGCGATTCGATCCGGCTGAGGCCTCGGTGCTCATCGCGGCCGCGCGCGCCGATGCGGGGCTGACGCAGGCCGCGCTGGCCGAGCGGGTGGGCATCAGTCAGCCGAACCTCGCCGCGATGGAGCGTGGGTCTCGCATTCCGTCGACCGCAATGCTCGAACGTGTGCTCGAGGCCGCTGATTATCGCCCCTCGGTCGCTCTGGTGTTGCACCGCGAAGACGTTCGCGCGGCCGCCACGTCGCGTGGGCTGACCGACGTGCGGGTCTTCGGATCGATGGTGCGGGGTGACGACCACTTCGACAGCGACATCGACCTGTTCGTCAACGGCGGGGCGGGAGCCGGCCTCATGTCAGCGGGTGCGTTCGCCGCCGCGGTCGAACGATTGACCGGGTTCCCCGTCGACGTGATCGCCGAGGAGAGCGCGGCGAAGACTTCGTTGGGTTCGACGCTCCTGGCAACGGCGGTTCCGCTGTGA
- a CDS encoding colicin E5-related ribonuclease — protein sequence MFPIISAEQIAAITESMEVKQRIDRCGMSTRALASGCALSESQREEAIETYVDVGMAMAPLPPIFNLGKLGKITALFSKGAKVSDEAALAAKTSARLETQIGPKIERQMSGRGWTRDMVEDLIENPSRTVATRDTRWLSNGVERNDAPATAYLNSRGGYVVRNDETGDIVQVSNLNDPNWKSPW from the coding sequence GTGTTCCCGATCATCAGCGCAGAGCAGATCGCAGCGATCACCGAATCGATGGAGGTCAAGCAACGGATCGACCGATGCGGTATGTCGACGCGGGCACTGGCGTCGGGCTGCGCGCTAAGCGAATCCCAACGCGAGGAGGCGATCGAAACATACGTCGATGTCGGCATGGCTATGGCGCCCCTTCCGCCGATCTTCAACCTCGGAAAACTCGGCAAAATCACCGCACTATTCAGCAAAGGCGCCAAGGTCTCCGACGAAGCCGCCCTCGCCGCAAAGACTAGTGCTCGTCTGGAAACCCAGATCGGACCGAAGATCGAGCGGCAGATGAGCGGGCGAGGTTGGACGAGAGATATGGTTGAGGATCTGATCGAAAACCCGAGTCGAACAGTAGCGACACGCGACACCCGGTGGTTGTCGAATGGTGTCGAACGCAACGACGCCCCCGCGACTGCCTACCTCAACTCGCGAGGTGGTTATGTCGTCAGGAACGACGAGACTGGCGATATCGTCCAGGTTTCAAACCTCAATGATCCCAACTGGAAATCGCCATGGTGA
- the dapD gene encoding 2,3,4,5-tetrahydropyridine-2,6-dicarboxylate N-succinyltransferase, whose translation MPENDATPPARLASGAGVATIALADGTVLDTWFPSPGLGALAAQPAVTLAEFSGDDAVFGEPVEHVDERRAVRTEIVSLEIDLDAPPAGTSDAYLRLHVLSHLLAAPNTVNLDGIFAHLPNVLWTNAGPMRPDDFASRRIALQRAGIQITGLDKFPRLTDYVVPAERVRIADASRVRLGAHLAPGTTVMHEGFVNFNAGTLGASMVEGRISQGVVVGDGSDIGGGASVMGTLSGGGTERVVIGERALLGANSGIGISIGDDSVVEAGLYVTAGTKVSVLDAGGTTRTVKAVELSGVPNLLFRRNSQSGRVEVLSREGGSVALNAALHA comes from the coding sequence ATGCCTGAGAACGACGCCACCCCGCCCGCCCGCCTCGCCTCCGGCGCCGGGGTCGCGACCATCGCACTGGCCGACGGCACGGTACTCGATACGTGGTTCCCCTCCCCCGGTCTCGGTGCGCTCGCTGCGCAGCCCGCGGTGACTTTGGCCGAGTTCTCGGGCGACGACGCGGTCTTCGGCGAGCCGGTCGAGCATGTCGACGAGCGCCGCGCCGTCCGCACCGAGATCGTCTCGCTCGAGATCGACCTCGACGCGCCGCCCGCCGGCACGTCCGATGCCTACCTGCGGCTGCACGTGCTCTCGCACCTGCTCGCCGCGCCGAACACGGTGAACCTCGACGGCATCTTCGCCCACCTGCCGAACGTGCTGTGGACGAACGCCGGCCCGATGCGGCCCGACGACTTCGCGAGCCGGCGCATCGCGCTGCAGCGCGCGGGCATCCAGATCACGGGCCTCGACAAGTTCCCGCGCCTCACCGACTACGTCGTGCCCGCCGAGCGGGTGCGCATCGCGGATGCCTCGCGCGTCCGTCTCGGCGCGCACCTGGCGCCCGGCACCACAGTCATGCACGAGGGATTCGTCAACTTCAACGCCGGCACCCTCGGTGCGTCGATGGTCGAGGGGCGCATCTCGCAGGGCGTGGTGGTCGGCGACGGTTCCGACATCGGCGGCGGGGCATCCGTCATGGGCACCCTGTCGGGCGGCGGCACCGAACGCGTGGTCATCGGCGAGCGTGCGCTGCTCGGCGCGAACTCGGGCATCGGCATCTCGATCGGCGACGACTCGGTCGTCGAGGCCGGGCTCTACGTCACGGCCGGCACGAAGGTGTCGGTGCTCGACGCCGGCGGCACGACACGCACGGTGAAGGCGGTCGAACTGTCGGGCGTGCCGAACCTGCTGTTCCGCCGCAACTCGCAATCGGGCCGGGTCGAGGTGCTGTCCCGCGAGGGCGGTTCCGTGGCGCTCAACGCCGCGTTGCACGCCTGA